In Halorhabdus tiamatea SARL4B, a genomic segment contains:
- a CDS encoding alkaline phosphatase family protein, with product MTGNRTVVVGLDGASWRLLDPWIAAGDLPNLAALRESGSWAETESCLPPVTFPNWKCYSSGKDPGGFGVFWFEHVDLAGGEITVADGSDFHTAELWDYLADAGRSTGVVNMPTMYPPRDDAGMIVAGGPDAVEGEYRSISGGYTHPPELEDEIESRFDYRVHPDPLLSSNDERGAEVEAILDVLEKRFEVALWLLEERDRDFVHVTLFYLNVLHHFFWDAEPTHRAWQLVDEYLGRLAEIDDLNVVLMSDHGSAPTTTEFYVNEWLAENGYQARTATVDDALRRIGLDRETALGVAKRLGIVDVLARVVPERLQALVPQQAGLKRDRKLEAIDLDRTKAVASGQGPIYLNPTFDDASVRESLMADLRAVEDSEGALFDGIYRGEDVYSGPYVEDAPEIVVDMRPGVHVNDGVGGGEITAGPDRWAAENTRQGIFLANGPDFTAGGELDRISILDMAPTLLVAAGCDVPHDMTGDVLPIVAGDPDWGRRDPIRIDEEARSEAGEAVADRLQQLGYME from the coding sequence ATGACCGGCAATCGGACCGTCGTCGTGGGGCTCGACGGCGCGAGCTGGCGTCTGCTCGACCCCTGGATCGCGGCCGGCGACCTCCCGAACCTCGCTGCCCTCCGCGAGTCCGGGTCGTGGGCCGAGACCGAGAGCTGTCTCCCGCCCGTGACGTTCCCGAACTGGAAGTGCTATTCGTCGGGGAAGGATCCGGGCGGGTTCGGCGTCTTCTGGTTCGAGCACGTCGATTTGGCGGGCGGTGAGATCACGGTCGCCGACGGGAGCGACTTTCACACTGCCGAACTCTGGGACTACCTCGCGGACGCCGGCCGCTCGACGGGCGTCGTCAACATGCCGACGATGTACCCGCCCCGGGACGACGCGGGGATGATCGTCGCCGGCGGCCCCGACGCCGTCGAGGGCGAGTACCGCTCGATCTCGGGCGGGTACACCCACCCGCCGGAACTCGAAGACGAGATCGAATCGCGCTTCGACTACCGCGTCCACCCGGATCCGCTCCTCTCGAGCAACGACGAGCGGGGGGCAGAGGTCGAGGCGATCCTCGACGTCCTGGAGAAGCGCTTCGAAGTCGCGCTGTGGCTGCTCGAGGAGCGCGATCGGGATTTCGTCCACGTCACGCTGTTCTACCTCAACGTCCTCCATCACTTCTTCTGGGACGCGGAACCGACCCACCGGGCGTGGCAACTCGTCGACGAGTATCTCGGCCGCCTGGCGGAGATCGACGACCTCAACGTCGTCCTCATGTCCGACCACGGCAGCGCCCCCACCACGACGGAGTTCTACGTCAACGAGTGGCTCGCCGAGAACGGCTACCAGGCCCGGACGGCGACGGTCGACGATGCCCTCCGGCGGATCGGCCTCGATCGGGAGACTGCCCTCGGCGTGGCCAAGCGCCTCGGGATCGTCGACGTGCTCGCTCGTGTCGTCCCTGAACGACTCCAGGCACTCGTGCCCCAGCAGGCGGGACTCAAGCGCGATCGCAAGCTCGAAGCGATCGACCTCGACCGCACGAAAGCCGTCGCGAGCGGCCAGGGACCGATCTATCTTAACCCCACGTTCGACGACGCATCGGTCCGCGAGTCGTTGATGGCCGACCTTCGGGCAGTCGAGGACAGCGAGGGGGCGCTGTTCGACGGCATCTATCGGGGTGAGGACGTCTATTCGGGACCATACGTCGAGGACGCGCCGGAGATCGTCGTGGACATGCGCCCCGGCGTCCACGTCAACGACGGCGTCGGCGGCGGCGAGATCACGGCCGGCCCGGACCGCTGGGCGGCCGAGAACACCCGCCAGGGCATCTTCCTCGCGAACGGCCCGGACTTCACGGCCGGCGGGGAACTCGACCGGATCAGTATTCTCGACATGGCCCCGACGCTGCTGGTCGCGGCCGGGTGTGACGTCCCCCACGACATGACTGGCGACGTGCTCCCGATCGTCGCCGGCGATCCCGACTGGGGCCGGCGTGATCCGATCCGGATCGACGAGGAGGCACGCAGTGAGGCTGGTGAGGCAGTTGCCGACCGGCTGCAGCAACTCGGCTACATGGAGTAG
- a CDS encoding twin-arginine translocation signal domain-containing protein: MNRRRFLQIGASTGAIGLLAGCLGGASTDDPTDTDSPTDDPSEQPDQTPSPSPTDSPANATDDQGGESGDESITTPDENEETAGSDGDHQTATPDDGDSGSGEQAWSAGGEMNGVAFEFTSRAPTCGQGTDDANVEFQPEEGQIVVKGIRRGSDLCKRAQLGDVSHDTDADRLAVSVDAVDREECEDGGVGGQCLVDIPYEATFSFEDDIPSEVAISHGDRFGMSAAYGSSSATPPEE; this comes from the coding sequence ATGAACCGACGCAGATTCCTCCAGATCGGCGCGTCGACCGGTGCGATCGGCCTCCTTGCCGGCTGTCTCGGCGGCGCGAGCACCGACGATCCCACCGACACGGATTCCCCGACCGACGACCCGAGCGAGCAACCGGACCAGACGCCGTCCCCCTCGCCCACTGATTCGCCCGCGAACGCTACCGACGACCAGGGTGGCGAATCCGGCGACGAATCCATCACAACGCCCGACGAGAACGAGGAGACGGCTGGATCGGACGGGGACCATCAAACAGCAACCCCCGACGACGGAGACTCAGGTTCGGGCGAACAGGCCTGGTCCGCCGGCGGCGAGATGAACGGCGTCGCCTTCGAGTTCACCTCCCGCGCACCGACGTGCGGGCAGGGGACCGATGATGCAAACGTCGAGTTCCAGCCCGAGGAGGGGCAGATCGTCGTCAAGGGGATTCGCCGTGGGAGCGACCTCTGTAAGCGCGCCCAGCTGGGTGATGTCTCCCACGACACCGACGCCGACCGGCTCGCCGTGTCTGTCGACGCTGTCGACCGCGAGGAGTGCGAGGACGGCGGGGTCGGCGGCCAGTGCCTCGTCGATATCCCCTACGAGGCGACTTTTTCCTTCGAGGACGACATTCCATCCGAGGTTGCGATCAGTCACGGCGATCGCTTCGGGATGAGTGCCGCCTACGGCTCTTCGAGTGCGACGCCACCCGAGGAGTGA
- a CDS encoding ArnT family glycosyltransferase: protein MVPVRALLGRAKTRVLEDLRTDPYLPALLILAAVLSGFWFWHRLPNLATRDEWSRALDPLVAVRSVVADPSFEGVKEGVAWGRVPFGATFYLFGLALIPMLAVAVLTGNLDAITGTPHISWDFGHFPIWNEIPAWFWTGYIGLVRLFNVTFAVGSVYLTYRIARTIADRSTGRLAALLLTLTFGFLTIAHEGGEDMPALFFLLVAVYLLVRYVHTGADWQFFAASAAGGVAIAFKLTTAPVIGLIAVAHLLRARESTEWPRSLYRPRLLATGAALGALTILLGFPTALVGAFEPFLERIFGGPVGRATHATGPDAPTWWWFARQYFSGLGLPMVVASLTAVVATVALAVRRRLSAGRVFVLIAFLAFVALFVPWHDFRVHHLLATFPLLAILVAAWLVDLRERRATVARVLTVALVVSSAAYAGVGAAGYADMPRDRAAAWLDDTIGENETIEVYTRHFQDTALPHGATVTHREGEFTACPEYIMLTYRDLLYLDEDTYYRTSSLRGAYVRGLLDGNDSYEPVAEFGPRPPDFVPQRPTPGSLLELLPHGIVPHVDQYADEQELRPNQYTLVLRSTGECSPDRDPPF from the coding sequence ATGGTCCCCGTTCGCGCACTTCTCGGCCGGGCGAAAACCCGCGTTCTCGAGGACCTGCGGACGGACCCGTATCTCCCCGCGCTGCTCATTCTCGCGGCGGTGCTGTCGGGCTTCTGGTTCTGGCACCGGCTCCCGAACCTCGCTACCAGAGACGAGTGGAGCCGGGCGCTGGATCCCCTCGTGGCCGTCCGGTCGGTCGTCGCCGATCCCAGCTTCGAAGGGGTCAAAGAGGGCGTCGCGTGGGGCCGCGTTCCGTTCGGGGCGACGTTCTATCTGTTCGGACTCGCCCTCATTCCGATGCTCGCCGTCGCCGTGCTGACCGGCAACCTCGATGCGATCACCGGAACCCCGCATATCAGCTGGGACTTCGGCCACTTCCCGATCTGGAACGAGATTCCGGCCTGGTTCTGGACCGGCTACATCGGGCTGGTTCGGCTCTTCAACGTCACCTTCGCGGTCGGTTCGGTGTATCTCACGTACCGGATCGCCAGGACGATCGCGGATCGATCGACGGGTCGGCTTGCGGCGCTTCTGTTGACGCTGACCTTCGGATTCCTGACCATCGCCCACGAGGGTGGCGAGGACATGCCGGCGCTGTTCTTCCTGCTGGTGGCGGTGTATCTGCTGGTTCGCTACGTCCATACCGGCGCTGACTGGCAGTTCTTCGCCGCGAGCGCGGCCGGCGGCGTCGCCATCGCGTTCAAACTCACGACGGCTCCCGTCATCGGGCTGATCGCCGTCGCCCACCTGCTGCGGGCCCGCGAGAGTACGGAGTGGCCCCGATCGCTGTACCGGCCGCGACTCCTTGCGACGGGAGCCGCGCTCGGGGCTCTGACGATCCTGCTCGGCTTCCCGACGGCGCTGGTCGGCGCGTTCGAGCCGTTCCTCGAACGGATCTTCGGGGGACCGGTCGGGCGGGCGACCCACGCCACCGGTCCCGACGCGCCGACGTGGTGGTGGTTCGCCCGGCAGTATTTCAGTGGTCTCGGGCTCCCGATGGTCGTCGCCAGCCTCACCGCGGTCGTTGCGACGGTCGCGCTCGCGGTGCGTCGCCGGCTTTCGGCCGGGAGAGTGTTCGTTCTCATCGCCTTCCTCGCGTTCGTCGCGCTGTTCGTCCCCTGGCACGACTTCCGCGTCCATCACCTCCTGGCGACGTTCCCGCTGCTCGCGATTCTCGTCGCGGCGTGGCTGGTCGACCTGCGCGAGCGCCGGGCGACAGTCGCTCGCGTTCTCACGGTCGCGCTGGTGGTGAGTTCGGCCGCCTACGCCGGCGTCGGCGCCGCCGGGTACGCCGACATGCCACGCGATCGGGCCGCGGCCTGGCTGGACGACACCATCGGCGAGAACGAGACGATCGAGGTGTACACGCGGCACTTCCAGGACACGGCACTCCCCCACGGCGCGACGGTGACCCACCGGGAGGGCGAATTCACCGCCTGTCCGGAATACATCATGCTGACCTATCGCGACCTGCTCTACCTCGACGAGGATACGTACTACCGGACATCGTCGCTTCGAGGAGCGTACGTACGGGGGCTGCTCGACGGAAACGACAGCTACGAACCCGTCGCCGAGTTCGGCCCGCGCCCGCCCGATTTCGTCCCACAGCGGCCGACGCCGGGCTCGTTGCTCGAATTGCTTCCGCACGGGATCGTCCCGCACGTCGATCAGTACGCCGACGAACAGGAACTGCGCCCCAACCAGTACACGCTCGTGCTTCGGTCGACCGGCGAGTGCAGTCCCGACCGCGACCCGCCGTTTTGA
- a CDS encoding CBS domain-containing protein, which yields MPVSDLARSDVVTAQPDTPVPDLAETMDEGDVGSVVITDGETPVGIVTDRDLAIRVVSEERDPTATTAADVMTEDLKTIEADAGFYEATNLMSESSVRRLPVTDGGELAGIVTADDLTELIADEEQQLASTIRAQRPAY from the coding sequence ATGCCAGTATCAGACCTTGCCCGAAGCGACGTGGTCACAGCACAACCAGACACACCAGTTCCCGATCTCGCCGAGACGATGGACGAGGGCGACGTCGGCAGCGTCGTCATCACCGACGGCGAGACGCCCGTCGGCATCGTCACGGACCGCGACCTCGCGATCCGGGTCGTCAGCGAGGAACGGGACCCGACAGCGACGACCGCCGCGGACGTGATGACCGAGGACCTCAAGACCATCGAGGCGGACGCCGGGTTCTACGAGGCGACGAACCTGATGAGCGAGAGCAGCGTTCGTCGGCTCCCTGTCACTGACGGTGGTGAACTCGCCGGGATCGTCACCGCCGACGACCTGACGGAACTCATCGCCGACGAGGAACAGCAACTCGCCTCGACCATCCGCGCCCAGCGGCCGGCGTACTGA
- a CDS encoding lysylphosphatidylglycerol synthase transmembrane domain-containing protein, with product MTDVDANRLRDVAVTLAQYAIALVTLAWALSQTDPAEALSLLAGLDALTILALLGVTVLGLLARFDTWQAAIGPVESTDLRTAGRIDLIVNFVNQLLPSRLTGRLAAPFVLRSELGVSYADATAVSGVHTALYALLYGAVATVGLAFAVGRLSIGLAAVLALSIGLYLAAGVSVLAAGTNLERLDWVFGGMTRLLGYLPRVGDRLAAQAEDAVSFTADATDAFRSIAFDPGVWARYAAGWTVAMVLAPGARVLLLFSGFGVAFEPVALVPVYLVMAYSVTLLPLTPGGFGVTEATTTAVFVALGVPSAAIVPVVFVDRFLGVYLPALAGWYPSLGIDRASLRTGDGE from the coding sequence GTGACTGACGTGGACGCGAATCGCCTCCGCGACGTCGCCGTCACGCTCGCCCAGTACGCGATCGCGCTCGTGACGCTTGCGTGGGCGCTCTCACAGACCGACCCGGCCGAGGCACTGTCGCTGCTCGCCGGACTCGACGCGCTCACAATCCTGGCGCTGCTCGGCGTGACCGTCCTTGGACTGCTCGCCCGCTTCGACACCTGGCAGGCTGCGATCGGTCCCGTCGAGTCGACCGACCTCCGGACCGCCGGGCGAATCGACCTGATCGTCAACTTCGTCAACCAGTTGCTGCCGTCCCGGTTGACCGGCCGCCTCGCCGCCCCGTTCGTCCTCCGGAGCGAACTCGGGGTGTCCTACGCCGACGCGACCGCCGTCTCGGGCGTCCACACCGCACTCTACGCGCTGCTGTACGGTGCCGTCGCGACCGTCGGCCTCGCGTTCGCCGTCGGTCGACTCTCGATCGGGCTCGCGGCCGTCCTCGCGCTCTCGATCGGGCTCTATCTCGCTGCGGGCGTAAGCGTCCTCGCCGCCGGGACGAACCTCGAACGGCTGGACTGGGTGTTCGGCGGGATGACGCGACTACTCGGTTATCTCCCGCGGGTCGGGGATCGACTCGCCGCGCAGGCCGAAGACGCAGTCAGCTTCACGGCCGACGCGACGGACGCGTTCCGCTCGATCGCCTTCGATCCGGGTGTCTGGGCCCGGTACGCCGCCGGCTGGACTGTGGCGATGGTACTCGCGCCCGGCGCGCGTGTGTTGTTGCTGTTCAGCGGCTTCGGCGTGGCCTTCGAGCCCGTCGCGCTCGTGCCGGTCTACCTCGTGATGGCCTACAGCGTGACGCTGCTGCCGCTGACGCCGGGTGGCTTCGGCGTGACCGAGGCGACCACGACGGCCGTCTTCGTCGCGCTGGGAGTGCCGAGCGCGGCGATCGTTCCCGTCGTGTTCGTCGATCGTTTCCTCGGCGTGTACCTCCCGGCACTCGCGGGCTGGTATCCCTCGCTCGGGATCGATCGGGCGTCACTCAGGACTGGCGACGGGGAGTGA
- the purQ gene encoding phosphoribosylformylglycinamidine synthase I has product MSVAVIQFGGSNCDRDTVQALESLGVEAELVWHEDALPEAVDGIVLPGGFSYGDFLRAGAMAAHSPIMDEVRAAADEGTPVLGICNGAQIGCEASLTPGAFTTNVSARFQCEHVHLRVENSETPWTSHYEEGEIIELPIAHGEGRFEISDNRLDALESEDRILFRYCDADGNVTPEANPNGSKHAVAGVTGESDHIAVMMPHPERMALDDIGETDGRGVLSGFA; this is encoded by the coding sequence ATGAGCGTCGCCGTCATCCAGTTCGGCGGAAGCAACTGCGACCGGGACACCGTCCAGGCACTCGAATCGCTCGGCGTCGAGGCCGAACTCGTCTGGCACGAGGACGCCCTGCCGGAAGCCGTCGACGGAATCGTCCTCCCCGGCGGGTTCTCCTACGGTGACTTCCTCCGTGCGGGCGCGATGGCCGCCCACTCGCCGATCATGGACGAGGTTCGGGCGGCCGCCGACGAGGGGACGCCCGTGCTCGGGATCTGCAACGGGGCCCAGATCGGGTGTGAGGCCTCGCTGACCCCGGGCGCGTTCACCACCAACGTGAGCGCTCGCTTCCAGTGTGAACACGTCCACCTCCGCGTCGAGAATAGCGAGACGCCCTGGACCAGCCACTACGAGGAAGGCGAGATAATCGAGTTGCCGATCGCCCACGGCGAGGGTCGCTTCGAGATCAGCGACAACCGCCTCGACGCCCTGGAGTCCGAGGATCGGATTCTCTTTCGATACTGTGACGCCGACGGCAACGTCACGCCCGAGGCGAATCCCAACGGCTCGAAACACGCCGTCGCGGGCGTCACGGGCGAGAGCGACCACATCGCCGTCATGATGCCCCATCCGGAACGGATGGCTCTCGACGACATCGGCGAGACTGACGGACGCGGCGTGCTTTCGGGGTTCGCCTGA
- a CDS encoding polysaccharide deacetylase family protein, which yields MTDHRAVLSIDVELFDQTPAYRNASGSTGESGVGLDGLSFLRDALAEHDARSTGFVVAELAETYPDAIQAFADDGHEIGSHTHSHRLLSDLDPATQREEIERSRAVLAETTGAKVRGFRAPAFDLAENHFQVLATAGYTYDSSVVSSRAIPGWYGGEYDVHRPTPAAEIDTDAPGSIRELPVSVMPRLRLPLTGTWLRFFGPRYTILGMRWLARRGITPVLYVHPWECVDLPDVEGVPSRVYYHTGAWMRRAIERILSSEFTFVSAGEVVAGGDSGSPETGTIDGGD from the coding sequence ATGACTGACCACCGGGCGGTCCTCTCGATCGACGTCGAACTGTTCGACCAGACGCCCGCGTATCGGAATGCCTCGGGGAGTACCGGGGAGAGCGGTGTCGGTCTCGACGGCCTTTCCTTCCTTCGGGACGCGCTGGCCGAACACGACGCGCGGTCGACGGGCTTCGTCGTCGCCGAACTCGCCGAGACCTATCCAGACGCGATTCAAGCGTTCGCCGACGACGGCCACGAGATTGGCTCGCACACCCACTCTCACCGCCTACTATCGGACCTCGATCCGGCGACACAGCGCGAGGAGATCGAGCGCTCGCGAGCCGTGCTGGCTGAAACGACCGGCGCGAAGGTTCGTGGCTTTCGCGCACCGGCGTTCGACCTGGCCGAGAATCACTTTCAGGTGCTCGCGACAGCGGGATACACCTACGATTCGAGCGTCGTGTCGAGTCGGGCGATTCCGGGGTGGTACGGCGGCGAGTACGACGTTCATCGGCCGACGCCGGCAGCGGAGATCGACACCGACGCGCCCGGAAGCATTCGCGAACTACCGGTCAGCGTCATGCCGAGACTGCGGCTGCCACTGACCGGAACGTGGCTCCGGTTTTTTGGCCCGCGATACACGATCCTGGGAATGCGATGGCTGGCTCGCCGCGGAATCACGCCGGTTCTGTACGTCCATCCCTGGGAGTGTGTCGATCTTCCCGACGTCGAGGGTGTTCCATCGCGGGTGTACTACCACACCGGCGCGTGGATGCGCCGGGCGATCGAGCGGATCCTGTCGAGCGAATTCACGTTCGTTTCGGCCGGTGAGGTCGTGGCCGGGGGCGACAGCGGGAGTCCCGAAACCGGCACGATCGACGGAGGTGACTGA
- the purS gene encoding phosphoribosylformylglycinamidine synthase subunit PurS: MRTYTATVTVQLKEGVLDPEAETTREALERLGFELEALRAADRFEIDLEAADSEAAYDRAEEMAERLLANPTIHDYEVSIEDQ, translated from the coding sequence ATGCGTACGTACACGGCGACAGTGACAGTCCAGCTCAAGGAGGGGGTGCTCGATCCGGAGGCGGAGACGACCCGGGAGGCGCTCGAACGCCTCGGTTTCGAACTCGAGGCGCTGCGCGCGGCCGACCGTTTCGAGATCGACCTGGAGGCGGCCGACAGCGAGGCCGCCTACGACCGCGCCGAGGAGATGGCCGAGCGCCTGCTCGCGAATCCGACCATCCACGACTACGAGGTTTCCATCGAGGACCAATGA
- a CDS encoding DUF309 domain-containing protein: MDAALRAGIALYNAGYYRITHDAWEAPWIGMGSRQEPKDFLQGLIQFTVAIHHATVGNESGARKLAGRAQTYLEGYPEQYQGVDLAPVREYLAALEADPDHVEDTDPPTVTHHGDVIELADLDFAETTLAAEAIAEVEGDEDILDDAIEYAEDDLEAGDEGSQFITFVFDYVRSPDDRPIIRQRLDEHVDRRQGREADVEGLFE, encoded by the coding sequence ATGGACGCCGCTTTGCGGGCCGGGATCGCGCTCTACAACGCCGGGTACTACCGGATCACCCACGACGCCTGGGAAGCCCCGTGGATCGGGATGGGGTCCCGCCAGGAACCCAAGGACTTCCTCCAGGGACTCATCCAGTTCACCGTCGCGATCCACCACGCTACCGTGGGCAACGAGTCCGGCGCGCGGAAACTGGCCGGGCGCGCACAGACGTATCTGGAGGGGTATCCGGAACAGTACCAGGGCGTCGACCTCGCTCCCGTGCGGGAGTATCTGGCCGCACTCGAAGCAGACCCCGACCACGTCGAGGACACCGATCCGCCGACGGTGACCCATCACGGCGACGTCATCGAACTCGCGGATCTCGACTTCGCGGAGACGACGTTGGCCGCGGAGGCGATCGCAGAGGTCGAGGGCGACGAGGATATCCTCGACGATGCGATCGAGTACGCCGAGGACGACCTCGAGGCCGGCGACGAGGGCAGTCAGTTCATCACGTTCGTCTTCGATTACGTCCGGAGTCCGGACGACCGACCGATCATCCGACAGCGATTGGACGAACACGTCGATCGGCGGCAGGGGCGGGAAGCGGACGTCGAGGGACTGTTCGAGTGA
- a CDS encoding DUF2304 domain-containing protein gives MTYSLVNVLAVLVGVAFLWNAYRLVDRGREDLAILALSLVLGGGLIFVAIFPNTFEVVATVLGLEWKARAMLVLSNLTLFVVVTYLFDRLGRLSERVSTLNEELSLLEAERDKRDD, from the coding sequence ATGACCTACAGCCTCGTCAACGTCCTCGCCGTGCTCGTGGGAGTCGCCTTCCTCTGGAACGCCTATCGCCTCGTCGATCGCGGCCGGGAGGATCTGGCCATCCTCGCGCTGTCGCTCGTCCTGGGCGGCGGCCTTATCTTCGTCGCCATCTTTCCGAACACCTTCGAAGTCGTCGCGACGGTGCTGGGCCTCGAATGGAAGGCACGGGCGATGCTCGTCCTCTCGAACCTGACGCTGTTCGTGGTCGTCACCTATCTCTTCGATCGCCTCGGCCGACTGAGCGAGCGGGTCTCGACGCTCAACGAGGAGTTGAGTCTGCTCGAAGCCGAACGCGACAAGCGCGATGACTGA
- a CDS encoding glycosyltransferase family 2 protein — translation MRTVAVIPAYNERETVGSVIDGASQHVEEVVVVDDGSTDGTPDLAREAGATVIEHVFNTGVGGAVRTGYRYAIREDFDFVVQVDADGQHDPEEIPQLLGVAEDADMVIGSRYLNESFQEYSWLRDLGIRSFTAVVNLLGGVDVTDVTSGFRVYRVTALRRLLHRSDKHWAVEQTLEAARRDMDIREVSIAMPTRETGSSQFTVETFALYPLRMTDAILRVLLFRNP, via the coding sequence GTGCGAACGGTCGCCGTCATCCCCGCGTACAACGAGCGCGAGACCGTCGGGTCGGTGATCGACGGGGCGAGCCAGCACGTCGAGGAGGTCGTCGTGGTCGACGACGGCTCGACGGACGGCACGCCCGACCTCGCCCGAGAAGCCGGCGCGACGGTGATCGAACACGTCTTCAACACGGGCGTCGGCGGCGCGGTCCGGACCGGCTATCGGTACGCGATCCGGGAGGACTTCGACTTCGTCGTCCAGGTCGACGCCGACGGCCAACACGACCCCGAGGAGATCCCCCAGCTGCTCGGGGTGGCCGAGGACGCGGACATGGTGATCGGCAGCCGGTATCTCAACGAGAGCTTTCAGGAGTACTCCTGGCTCCGGGATCTCGGGATCCGGTCGTTTACCGCGGTCGTCAACCTGCTGGGCGGCGTCGACGTCACGGACGTCACCAGCGGCTTTCGGGTCTATCGCGTCACCGCTCTCAGACGACTGTTGCATCGCTCGGACAAACACTGGGCGGTCGAACAGACTCTGGAGGCCGCCAGGCGCGATATGGACATCCGGGAGGTCTCGATCGCGATGCCGACCCGCGAGACGGGCTCCTCGCAGTTCACGGTCGAGACCTTCGCGCTCTATCCGCTGCGCATGACCGACGCCATCCTCCGGGTACTCCTCTTTCGAAATCCATGA
- a CDS encoding single-stranded DNA binding protein, with the protein MGAIEDVYADLDADVSEDNFREAVEEKVEQMGGLADEETAAMLIAHELTENEAQTVADVQAGMEEVRFLAKVLSIGELRTFERDGADEDGRVINVEAADETGSLRLTFWDGEAVAVDEGEVEVGDVLRVKGRPQEGYNGLEVSVDQAEQDLDASIDVEPGDGETIDALTMGQSNVNVEGVVLDTEPVRTFDRDDGSEGRVANLSIGDETGRVRVTLWDERADRVEEIDAGATVEVVDGYVREREGDLEVHVGEEGAIDELEDGDVAYAPETTPIDDVELDETVDIGGVVRSTDPTRTFDRDDGSEGQVKNIRIQDDTGDIRVALWGEKADRDLAPGDEVVCADVEIQDGWQDDLEASAGWGSTVVVLEDGASMVRTPDAGDSGGDGSDSASRDAGSSTGLSAFADDGDGGETASDDSDAESGRTDGAKTDDTDADGEQIEFTGTVVQTGDPVIVDDGEQTVTVDTAESVRLGEEVTIRGQRRDGEIDAEELF; encoded by the coding sequence ATGGGTGCGATAGAGGACGTATACGCGGATCTCGACGCCGACGTCTCCGAGGACAATTTCAGGGAAGCCGTCGAGGAGAAGGTCGAACAGATGGGGGGACTGGCCGACGAGGAAACCGCGGCGATGTTGATCGCCCACGAACTCACCGAGAACGAGGCCCAGACGGTCGCCGACGTCCAGGCCGGCATGGAGGAGGTCCGGTTTCTGGCGAAGGTGCTCTCGATCGGCGAGTTGCGGACCTTCGAACGCGACGGGGCGGACGAAGACGGCCGCGTGATCAACGTCGAGGCGGCCGACGAGACCGGGAGCCTCCGGCTGACCTTCTGGGACGGCGAGGCCGTCGCCGTCGACGAGGGTGAGGTCGAAGTCGGCGACGTTCTCCGGGTGAAGGGTCGCCCGCAGGAGGGCTACAACGGCCTGGAGGTCAGCGTCGATCAGGCCGAACAGGACCTCGACGCGTCGATCGACGTCGAACCCGGCGACGGCGAGACCATCGACGCGCTCACAATGGGGCAGTCGAACGTCAACGTCGAGGGCGTCGTCCTCGACACCGAACCGGTCCGGACCTTCGACCGCGACGACGGCTCGGAAGGGCGGGTCGCCAATCTCTCGATCGGCGACGAGACCGGGCGCGTGCGGGTGACGCTGTGGGACGAGCGGGCCGACCGGGTCGAAGAGATCGACGCTGGCGCGACCGTCGAGGTCGTCGACGGCTACGTCCGGGAACGCGAGGGTGACCTGGAGGTTCACGTCGGCGAGGAAGGGGCGATCGACGAGCTCGAGGACGGGGATGTCGCGTACGCGCCGGAGACGACGCCGATCGATGACGTGGAGTTAGACGAGACAGTCGACATCGGGGGCGTCGTTCGTTCGACCGATCCGACGCGGACGTTCGACCGCGACGACGGCTCGGAGGGCCAGGTCAAGAACATCCGGATCCAGGACGACACCGGCGACATCCGGGTGGCGCTGTGGGGCGAGAAGGCCGACCGCGACCTCGCGCCGGGCGACGAGGTCGTCTGTGCGGACGTCGAGATCCAGGACGGCTGGCAGGACGACCTCGAAGCCTCGGCCGGGTGGGGATCGACAGTCGTCGTTCTCGAGGACGGCGCGTCGATGGTGAGGACGCCCGACGCGGGCGATTCTGGCGGTGACGGGAGCGATAGTGCCAGTCGGGACGCTGGCAGTTCGACCGGGCTCTCGGCGTTCGCCGATGACGGAGACGGCGGGGAGACAGCGAGCGATGATTCGGACGCTGAGAGTGGCCGAACGGACGGAGCGAAGACAGACGACACGGACGCGGATGGCGAGCAAATCGAGTTCACCGGGACCGTCGTCCAGACTGGTGATCCGGTGATCGTCGACGACGGCGAGCAGACCGTCACCGTCGACACCGCCGAGTCGGTCCGCCTTGGCGAGGAAGTCACGATCAGAGGCCAGCGACGCGATGGCGAGATCGACGCCGAAGAACTGTTCTAG